Proteins from a genomic interval of Rhodothermales bacterium:
- the infA gene encoding translation initiation factor IF-1, with protein MAKQEPIKQEGVVTEALPNAQFRVELSNGHSILGLLSGKMRKYFIRILPGDRVDVEMSPYDMTKGRIVYRYKN; from the coding sequence ATGGCCAAGCAAGAACCCATCAAGCAGGAAGGCGTCGTGACTGAGGCGCTCCCGAATGCTCAGTTCCGCGTTGAACTCAGCAATGGACACAGCATCCTCGGTTTGCTGTCCGGAAAGATGCGTAAGTACTTCATCCGCATCCTGCCCGGAGACCGCGTAGACGTAGAGATGTCGCCCTACGACATGACCAAGGGACGCATCGTATACCGCTACAAAAACTAG
- a CDS encoding PAS domain S-box protein, protein MRKRPYLLQSTTGRKRTILSHEQILVYVREDWRQLLLTVPGVRLLDAPPEQGTQAPAVVDHRHADAVLASRPSFPVVVAMPEYDLEEECRWLGQGADACLFLTEDLPVRVPQCAERARARRRAMNRIRKEDLRYRAMVENLLDVVTLLDGFGVILHQSPSVTDVFGWEPKEMLGRNAIEFVHPADVPRILQLIAEGREIPSMRASTQYRFKHKDGGWRVVESKAVNLLHDMAVQSIVVVSRDTTERQQSEDSLRASRGRLAALLDAIPDAYVLVDREGTYRDVHIPSGYPSAQSAAELIGQSVREALPMPLAERAHQAVQQVLKTGVATVFDYSIDVNGSTRFREARIVPFDSELVLSVQRDITDRMKALEQVRLSEIRFRSLFEASPDAIFVESEEGIVLDANPAACELHGAEREWLVGRSVEELVPPRFRREVGISFRQLVEGSLTRGEGFSMRKDGKSVPIEFSVGRTVYGEQSALLLHVRDISKRKAQEALIRKLGSYRQSAIEKERARISREVHDVLGQALTGLRFDISRLGRQVGPEYESHIVEANGAIDAIIDDVRRISAELRPGILDDLGIAAAVEWQAKALGNRSGIEVELDIEHALQSDPERSTALFRVCQEMMTNVARHAKASKMWVSLSKTDEKLLLRVADDGKGLDLGSDSETERVSLGLLGIRERLQPWGGTFELRENEPRGTVAVATLPLNDAHPRTHS, encoded by the coding sequence ATGAGGAAGAGACCGTATTTATTACAGTCCACCACTGGCAGGAAACGCACCATTCTCAGCCACGAACAGATACTCGTTTACGTCCGGGAGGACTGGCGCCAGCTCCTGCTGACCGTGCCCGGCGTACGGTTGCTGGACGCTCCCCCCGAACAGGGGACCCAGGCACCCGCAGTCGTGGATCACCGTCACGCCGACGCGGTGCTGGCCTCGAGGCCGAGCTTTCCCGTGGTGGTGGCCATGCCTGAGTATGACCTGGAGGAAGAGTGCCGGTGGCTGGGCCAGGGAGCGGATGCGTGTCTGTTTCTGACTGAGGATCTGCCGGTCCGTGTTCCTCAATGCGCAGAGCGCGCCCGGGCGCGACGACGCGCCATGAACCGCATCCGAAAGGAGGACCTTCGATACCGCGCCATGGTGGAGAATCTCCTGGACGTGGTAACGCTGCTGGACGGCTTTGGCGTGATTCTGCATCAGAGCCCATCGGTCACGGACGTATTTGGTTGGGAGCCGAAGGAGATGCTGGGCCGGAATGCCATCGAGTTCGTGCATCCGGCAGACGTTCCCCGCATCCTGCAGCTGATTGCGGAAGGGCGGGAAATTCCATCGATGCGCGCCAGCACGCAGTATCGGTTCAAACACAAGGACGGTGGCTGGCGGGTAGTTGAGTCGAAAGCGGTAAACCTGCTGCACGACATGGCGGTGCAGAGCATTGTGGTGGTCTCGCGGGACACCACCGAGCGGCAGCAGTCCGAGGATTCCCTGCGCGCGAGCCGGGGCCGCCTGGCGGCGCTTCTGGATGCCATTCCCGATGCGTACGTGCTGGTTGATCGTGAGGGAACGTATCGGGACGTGCACATTCCGAGCGGATACCCATCGGCTCAGTCGGCTGCCGAACTGATTGGGCAGAGCGTGCGCGAGGCGTTGCCGATGCCACTCGCGGAGCGCGCCCACCAGGCGGTTCAGCAGGTGCTCAAGACGGGTGTGGCCACGGTTTTCGACTATTCGATTGATGTCAACGGCTCCACGCGTTTCCGGGAGGCACGCATCGTGCCCTTCGATTCCGAGCTGGTCTTGAGCGTGCAGCGCGACATCACGGATCGCATGAAAGCACTCGAGCAGGTGCGGCTCAGCGAAATCCGGTTTCGTAGCCTCTTCGAAGCATCGCCGGACGCCATCTTCGTGGAGTCGGAAGAGGGAATCGTGTTGGATGCCAACCCGGCGGCCTGCGAGTTGCACGGCGCTGAGCGAGAGTGGCTGGTGGGGCGTTCGGTGGAGGAGCTTGTACCGCCCCGTTTCAGGCGGGAGGTCGGGATCAGCTTCCGCCAATTGGTGGAGGGCTCGCTGACCCGGGGCGAAGGCTTCAGCATGCGAAAGGATGGCAAGTCGGTGCCGATCGAATTCAGTGTGGGCCGCACCGTCTATGGCGAGCAGTCCGCGCTGCTCCTGCACGTTCGCGACATCTCCAAGCGCAAGGCGCAGGAGGCGCTGATCAGAAAGCTCGGATCCTATCGACAGTCCGCAATTGAAAAGGAGCGGGCCCGCATCTCCCGAGAGGTGCACGATGTACTCGGACAGGCGCTCACAGGGCTTCGTTTCGACATCTCACGGCTGGGTCGACAGGTGGGGCCTGAGTACGAGAGTCACATTGTCGAGGCCAATGGTGCTATCGATGCCATCATCGATGACGTCAGGAGAATCTCGGCGGAACTCCGCCCGGGAATTCTGGACGATCTGGGTATTGCGGCGGCGGTGGAGTGGCAGGCCAAGGCCCTGGGCAACCGTTCCGGCATCGAGGTGGAACTGGACATCGAGCATGCCCTGCAGAGCGACCCGGAGCGGTCCACTGCGCTCTTCCGGGTTTGCCAGGAAATGATGACCAACGTGGCCCGGCACGCCAAGGCGTCCAAAATGTGGGTGTCCCTGAGCAAAACCGACGAAAAACTGCTCCTCAGGGTCGCCGATGACGGAAAGGGACTGGACCTTGGATCGGACTCGGAGACGGAGCGGGTCTCTCTCGGATTGCTCGGAATCCGGGAGCGTCTCCAACCCTGGGGGGGTACCTTTGAACTCCGCGAGAACGAGCCACGCGGAACGGTCGCCGTAGCTACATTACCCCTCAACGATGCCCATCCGCGTACTCATAGCTGA
- the corA gene encoding magnesium/cobalt transporter CorA → MGFYLRKRSSQTGLAPGTIVYGGVPRTEAPTLQLITYDLENLEERRIEDLDDIHHTPGKVMWLNVNGVHDEALLTRIGQRFGLHALGLEDIASTLQRAKVDEYTDHLFITLRMLGDGESRVAFSEQVTLAVGSNFVVSFQEMEGDVFEAVRRRLRESIGRIRGAGPDYLAYALMDVIVDDYFRALEGISDDLEALEDSVQERPPEDTLPRLRRLRSKLIMMRRVAWPLREAASRMLSGDLALMQRETQPYIRDLYDHIVQIIDVIESLREVGGSIHDLYMAAISNKMNEIMKVLTIIGTIFIPLTFIAGIYGMNFVNMPELQWPYGYPVAMGVMAAMAVLLVLFFRRKGWL, encoded by the coding sequence ATGGGCTTCTATCTCCGGAAACGCTCTTCCCAAACGGGCCTGGCACCCGGCACCATCGTATATGGAGGCGTGCCCAGGACGGAGGCGCCAACGCTCCAGCTGATTACCTACGACCTCGAGAATCTCGAGGAGCGCCGCATCGAGGACCTGGATGACATCCACCACACCCCGGGAAAGGTGATGTGGTTGAACGTGAACGGCGTGCATGACGAGGCGCTGTTGACCCGGATCGGCCAGCGATTTGGCCTTCACGCGCTGGGACTGGAGGATATCGCATCGACCTTGCAGCGGGCCAAAGTGGACGAGTACACCGACCACCTGTTCATCACCCTGCGCATGCTGGGAGACGGCGAGTCCAGGGTGGCCTTTTCCGAGCAGGTGACACTGGCCGTCGGCAGCAACTTCGTCGTGTCGTTCCAGGAAATGGAGGGCGATGTGTTCGAAGCCGTGCGTCGGCGATTGCGAGAGAGCATCGGGCGCATCCGCGGGGCAGGACCTGACTACCTGGCCTATGCCCTGATGGACGTCATTGTGGATGACTACTTCCGCGCCCTGGAGGGAATCTCCGATGACCTGGAGGCCCTGGAAGACTCGGTGCAGGAGCGCCCCCCGGAGGACACGCTTCCGCGGCTGCGGCGACTGCGGTCAAAGCTCATCATGATGCGCCGCGTGGCCTGGCCGCTTCGCGAGGCGGCATCCCGCATGCTGTCCGGAGATCTGGCGCTTATGCAGCGTGAGACCCAGCCGTACATTCGCGACCTGTACGATCACATCGTGCAGATCATCGATGTGATCGAGTCCCTGCGCGAGGTCGGCGGCTCCATCCACGATCTGTACATGGCGGCGATCTCGAACAAAATGAATGAGATCATGAAGGTGCTGACCATCATAGGCACCATCTTCATTCCGCTGACATTCATTGCCGGTATCTACGGCATGAACTTCGTCAACATGCCCGAGCTGCAGTGGCCCTACGGCTACCCTGTCGCGATGGGCGTAATGGCGGCCATGGCGGTACTGCTGGTGCTGTTCTTCCGGCGTAAGGGCTGGCTCTAG
- a CDS encoding sulfite exporter TauE/SafE family protein, whose product MNVDLSLLDWVLFAVAGVGTGVINTLAGSGSLITLPIFIFVCGLPAPVANGTNRIGVMVQSMVGMSEMSRRGITEFAGSWWVVLPAVIGAAVGSRIAVGIDEQTMNYTIGGLMVFMLIVLLVNPKRWLIPHGEVLSGRARWLAAPVFFAIGVYGGFIQAGVGVFLLAGLVLIGRFTLSAANGIKLLVVAAYGLPTLLIFFLQDQVHWGYGLAMAVFQSIGAWLAVRFVAQVPDADRWIHRLLILTVAGSAVLFFV is encoded by the coding sequence ATGAACGTCGATCTGTCGCTGCTGGATTGGGTGCTCTTTGCCGTGGCCGGAGTGGGTACGGGCGTCATCAACACCCTGGCAGGGAGTGGGTCGCTGATCACGCTTCCCATCTTCATCTTTGTGTGTGGACTCCCCGCCCCGGTCGCGAACGGCACGAACCGCATCGGCGTGATGGTGCAAAGCATGGTGGGCATGAGTGAGATGTCCCGCCGAGGCATCACGGAGTTCGCGGGGTCATGGTGGGTGGTGCTGCCGGCAGTGATCGGGGCAGCCGTTGGATCACGCATTGCAGTCGGCATCGACGAGCAGACCATGAACTACACCATTGGCGGGTTGATGGTCTTCATGCTCATTGTCCTGCTGGTCAACCCGAAACGGTGGTTGATCCCGCACGGAGAAGTCCTCTCCGGCCGCGCCCGATGGTTGGCCGCACCCGTGTTCTTTGCCATCGGAGTCTACGGCGGCTTCATCCAGGCGGGCGTCGGCGTTTTTCTCCTGGCGGGCCTCGTCCTGATTGGGCGCTTTACGCTTTCCGCCGCCAACGGAATCAAGCTGCTGGTAGTCGCCGCCTATGGGCTTCCAACCCTGCTCATTTTCTTCCTGCAGGATCAGGTGCACTGGGGCTACGGGCTGGCCATGGCCGTCTTTCAGAGCATCGGCGCGTGGCTGGCCGTGCGGTTCGTTGCTCAGGTCCCCGACGCCGACCGCTGGATCCATCGTCTGCTCATTCTGACCGTGGCCGGATCGGCCGTGCTCTTCTTCGTCTAA
- a CDS encoding response regulator transcription factor — MPIRVLIADDHAIVRRGVIQIFSEEPDMVLVGEADTGNGAIDLAREHEADIFILDLNMPGPGGLAVLSQLRAEHPKLPILVLTMHDEEQYGVRILKAGAAGFLAKNSAPDKLVEAIRHIIRGRRYVSAALAEALLEHMESPAPEAPHESLSDREFQVFQELARGNTPSGIADKLSLSVKTISTYRSRVLAKLNLSSNAEIVRYALENDIIV; from the coding sequence ATGCCCATCCGCGTACTCATAGCTGACGATCACGCCATCGTCCGAAGAGGGGTCATTCAGATCTTTTCTGAAGAGCCGGACATGGTCCTTGTCGGCGAGGCCGATACAGGCAATGGCGCCATCGACCTTGCCCGGGAGCACGAAGCCGACATCTTCATTCTTGACCTGAACATGCCGGGTCCCGGAGGTCTGGCCGTGCTGAGTCAACTTCGTGCAGAACATCCCAAGCTGCCGATCCTCGTGCTCACCATGCACGACGAAGAGCAGTACGGGGTACGCATCCTGAAGGCAGGCGCGGCCGGCTTCCTCGCCAAGAACTCGGCGCCGGACAAGCTGGTCGAGGCTATCCGGCACATCATCCGAGGACGCCGCTACGTTTCGGCGGCACTGGCCGAGGCCCTGCTGGAGCACATGGAGTCTCCTGCCCCGGAGGCTCCGCACGAAAGCCTGTCCGACCGGGAATTCCAGGTCTTCCAGGAGTTGGCCCGAGGAAATACGCCGTCCGGGATTGCGGACAAATTGTCGCTCAGCGTCAAGACCATCAGCACCTACCGGTCCCGGGTTCTGGCAAAGCTGAACCTGTCTTCGAACGCAGAAATCGTGCGTTACGCGCTCGAAAACGACATTATCGTCTGA